The sequence below is a genomic window from Candidatus Caldatribacterium sp..
AGGTGCTTCTCTCTTTTCCTCCATGCTCATCCCCCATCAATCTGAGTTCTCACAAAGTGGAGAATTTCTCTTGTGACCTTTCCAAGGCCCCCCTTTTCCGGGGAAAACCACACAATTGGCATTTTTCGAAACCAGTTCATTTGTCTTTTCACAAAGAGCATTGTCCCCCGAATAACTGCTTCTTTCGCTTCAGGGAGAGAACATTTCCCTTCAAGGAGGGCCACAATCGGACGGTACGTGAAGTTTTCGAGGGCCGGAAGAGGAAGACGGTACCCGAGGCGGAAAAGGTGAACCACCTCCTCCACGATGCCCATGCAAAACATGTCCTCTACTCTCTCCCGGATCCTCTTCTCAAGCTCACTCTTCTCCCAGGCAATTCCCACAAGAAGGTACCGGAACCTCTGGGGTTTTTTACCATGCTCCCTCTTTTCGGAAGGTATTCTGCCTGTGGCTAAGAATATTTCCAAGGCACGGATAAGCCTTTTTCGGTCGTTTCTGCCAATCTGCATGGCTCGGTGAGGGTCAATGTGCGCAAGGAGAGCAAAGAGTTGCTCATTTTTCATCTTCCCGAGGATGTGCCGGAGGCGTTCGTCTCCTGGTGCTCCCAAATTGGGAGTGCTCCGCAGCAGGGCATCGAGGTAGAATGCTGTTCCACCCACGATAATGGGGAAGGAATTTCGGAGGCTCATCTCGTATAAAAGGCGGAGCGCCTCTTTTTTGAAGTCGTGGGCACTCCACCGTTCTCTGGGGTCAAGGAAATCAACAAGGTGGTGTAGAATACGTGCTCGCACCTCTTTGGGTGGTTTGGCAGTTCCAATATCGAGGTACCTGTACACCGCTAAGGAATCTGCCGAGATGATTTCTACCTGCGGCAGGTGTTCTGCAAGTTCAATGGAGACTGCGGTTTTCCCGCTTCCCGTGGGCCCGAGGATACAGAGAACGGGGTTAGCATTCTTTGACATTTCCAACGAGCTTTCCTTCAAAGTTCCTTGCAAGACGTACAGTGCAGAAGTCTCCTAGTTGAAGCCCTTCCTTTGGGTACACGATAACATTGAGATTCTCTCTCGTTCGCCCAAGGAAGAGACCTTTCCTCTCCTCCACGAGAAGAACTTCCGTTTCCCGGCCTTCATGGAAAGAAAGGCGACTGAAGTATGCCCCCCGGAGAGCTGCGCTGAGTACTGCAAGTCGCTTTTTCTTCACTTCCTGAGGGACATCGTCCTCGAATTCTGCCGCTTTTGTGCGAGGACGAGGGGAATAGGCGTAGGTGTATGCGATTTCGAATTGAACCTTCTCCACAACCTCAAGGGTCTCCGTGAAATCTGCATCGGTTTCTGTAGGAAAACCCACGATAATATCTGTACCGATGGTAGCCTCGGGAATATGCTCGCGGATGAAGAGAGCAATATCAAGATACTGTTCTTTGGTGTACCCTCGGTTCATGAGGTGGAGAATTCTACTTGAACCTGCTTGAAGAGGGAGGTGGAAGTACGGACAGAAGATGCGGCTTCCTCGGACAATTTCTACGATTCCTCTGCGCATGTCCCGCGGGTGGGAAGTGATGAAGCGAATCCAGACCTTTTCTTTCCCAAAACGCCGCTCGATGCCTTCGAGGAGTTCTTCGAAGGCGTGCGGTTTGCCAAAGTCCTTTCCATAGGTGTTCACGTTTTGGCCAAGGAGCGTGACCTCGCGGAACCCCTCTCCAAGGATACCAGCAAGCTCTTCGAGAACAAGTTCCCTGGGTTTACTTCTCTGGGGACCCGTGGTGTACGGAACCACACAGTAGCTGCAAAAGTTATCGCACCCATAGGTGATTGGGAGGTACGCAGAAAATCTCCCTTCCCGCTTGTACCCCTGCTCAAGGAAGGGCATCTGAGGCGGCGAAGAAAAGGAAATCCTTCGTTCTCCCTTCGTGATGGCCTCTCGCACAAGGTGGGGAATGGAATCAAAGTCGTGCGTTCCCGTGAGGACGTTCACGTAGGGAATGCGTTCAAGGAGCTTCTCCCGCAAAAGTTCGCCCATGCAACCGCAGAGGACAATAGTGGGTGGCTTTCCCTTCTTAGCGAGGTTAGCGTGGTAGAGATGGGAGATCACTCCCAAAGCTTTTGCCACCGCATGTTCTCGAACTGCACAGGTATTGAAGACAATGACATCCGCCTCCTCTTCCTCTTGGGCCTCAAGGAATCCTTCTTTGAGGAAGAGGTACGAAAGGTGTTCCGAACGGCTTTTGTTCATCTGGCACCCAAAGGTCACCAGGGCAAAAGAAAACTTCTCCTCCATACCCCCACAAGGACAACAAAAAGCGGGTATTTCCTTATTCCCGACCCAAGAAAAAGAAAGCCTGTTTCCCTTGCGGAAACAGGCTTTCTTTTCAGTTAATCATTCCGGGGCTTCACAATGAGTTTAATAGCGGTACGCTCTTCTCCGTCAATCGTCACATCGGTGAAGGCAGGGATGCATACAAGGTCAATACCGCTTGGGGCGACGTACCCTCGTGCGATGGCAATGGCCTTAATTGCCTGGTTCACTGCCCCTGCCCCGATGGCTTGTATTTCAGCCATTCCCTTCTCTCGGATTGCACCTGCTAAGGCACCGGCAACAGCGTTGGGATTTGACTTTGAAGAAACCTTAAGAACGTCCATCTCAACTCCCCCTTTCACTCTCCATTCTCCATCGTGTACTCAAACGTGCTCCGCAAGAGGTACAGAGAGGCGAAAGATTTCCCGTGCTTTCCCTGTAGTGTCATCCACCTCCACGACAATCCCGTTGAGTTTCACATTTTCTTTGGCCACCCGGTACTTCACTGGTAGTTGCGTAAGGAACCTTCCGACGATATCTGCTACTTCGATGCCGATGACCGAGTCATGAGCTCCCGTCATGCCGATATCCGTAATGTAAGCCGTTCCCTGGGGGAGGATACGCTCATCCGCCGTAGCCACGTGGGTGTGAGTTCCAAAGACGCAGGAAACTTTCCCGTCCAGGAACCAACCCATGGCTATCTTCTCGGACGAAGCTTCCGCATGGAAATCCACGAGAATAATGTTCGTCTGTTCCCGGAGAAGTTTGAGCTCTTGTTCAATCCTGCGGAAGGGACAATCCAAAGGAGGCATGAACACACGACCACTGAGATTCACAACTGCCCAAATCCTCCCCTCCTTCTCAAGGACAAGAGATCCCCTCCCTGGAACACCTTCTGGGTAATTCAGGGGACGAAGGAGACGGGGTTCCCGGTCAATGTACCCAAGAATCTCCTTCTTATCCCAGATATGGTTGCCGCTTGTGACCACATCCGCCCCGTAACTGAAAATTTCCTCACAGACCTCCGGCGTGATGCCCAGACCACCAGCAGCGTTCTCCCCGTTGACGATGACGGCATCAATCTGAAGCTCTTCCTTAAGGAGTGGAAGCTTCTCTCGAAGTACCCGTCTTCCAGGTTTTCCTACAACGTCGCCTACGATGAGGAATCTCAAAGACCTTCATCCTCCTACTTTGCGTACTCTATAGCCCGTGTTTCTCGGATGACCGTCACCTTGATCTGCCCAGGGTACTCGAGCTCTTTCTCAATTCTTTTTGCCACATCCCAGGCAAGCTTTGCTGCTTGAGCATCATCGATACGGTCCGGTTTCACGATGATACGAACCTCTCGTCCTGCCTGGATGGCATAAGCTTTCTCAACGCCTTCGAAAGAGTCGGCGATCTTCTCCAAGCGCTCCAGGCGCTTGATGTACGCTTCAAGACTCTCCCTCCGTGCTCCAGGACGTGAAGCAGATATGGCGTCTGCCGCTTGCACGAGTACTGCTTCGATGGTTTGAGGTTCGGTATCCCCATGATGGGCTTCCACTGCGTGAATAACTTCCCACTTTTCTCCGTATTTTCCAAGGAGTTCTGCTCCGATTTTCGCGTGAGGTCCTTCCACTTCATGGTCCAGTGCTTTCCCAATGTCATGGAGGAGTCCTGCTCTTTTTGCGATGTACACATTGGCACCGATTTCACTTGCCATCATACCTGCAAAGTGTGCAACCTCCTTGGCGTGCTGGAGGACGTTCTGCCCATAGCTCGTGCGGAAGTAGAGCTTCCCAAGAAGCTTTACGACTTCTGGATGAACGTTTTTGATTCCCGTATCAAAGAGCGCCTGTTCTCCTTCCTGAAGAATCTTCTCCTCAACTTGAGCCTTTGCCTTCTCAATGAGCTCCTCGATACGTGCCGGGTGGATGCGACCATCCATGATGAGCTTCTCCAGAGCAATACGGGCAACTTCCCTCCGTATCGGATCAAAGCATGATATGATAACGGCCTCTGGTGTATCATCTATGATGAGGTCAACTCCGGTCATCATCTCGAAAGTGCGGATGTTCCTCCCTTCCCGACCTATGATACGTCCCTTCATCTCATCATTGGGGAGAGTTACAACCGAAACAGTACTCTCAACGGTGAAATCCGCTGCGTACCGTTGAATGGCCTGACCCACGATGTCTCTTGCCACCTTTTCGGCTTCTTTCTTTGCCCGTTCTTCTGCTTCTTTGACGCGCAGCCCAATCTCGTATTCGAGAGTCTTCTCTACACGTTCTAAGAGTTCTCGTCGGGCGTCTTCAACGGAGAGTCCTGCGATGCGAGAAAGCTCTTGATCCTCTCTTGCTTTCATGAGTTCTACTTCTTTTCTCTCCTGTTCCAGAGCTTCCTGAGCCTTCCGAAGTGCGTTTTCGGATTTCTCAAGCTGTTCCATCCGGCGTTCGAGGATTTCCTCACGCCTGAGCAGGCGATTTTCAAGGTTCTGAAGCTCCTTTCGCTTCTTCTGGATTTCCTCTTCGAGCGCCTGCTTTTCCCGGAGAACCTCCTCTCGGCCCGAGAGGAGTGCCTCTTTCTTGAGATTCTCTGCTTGGCGAGCGGCTTCTTCAACCATCTTTTGTGCCTGAAGCCGCGCGTTCTCCTTCTGTCTTGCAAGCTGCAGGGTTACAAAGAATATCCCTGCTACGAACCCTATTGCCAACCCTAAGAAGATGTATATTGGCCCCATAGGCTGGATTCACCCCTTATTCACTTTTCAATGTGCGAGCCAAGCTTGGAAATATTCTAATCGCCGGAATTGCGCAAGTCAAGGATAGCTCGCTCGATGGCTTCGTGGGAAAAGCCTCTTCTCAAAAGACGCTGCCAGAGCTTTTCCTTCTCTTTCACTCCCCAGCGCAAGAGGAGCCCCTTCGCGTCTTCGACCTCGGCCTCAAGGGGATACATGTCCCGGAGTTCGCTCAGAAGTTCTGAGGGAATGCCCCGGCTTTTTAGCTCGTGGTAGAAGGCAAAGTACCCCCTGGGGGCTACCTGCCGCTTCTCCTCGATGTACGTACTTGCGTACAACCGGTCGTTGAGGTATCCTCGCTCTGAGAGGAACGCCAAGGCCTCCTCAACTACCTCCTTTGGAAAACCCTCTTTCTGGAGTTTTCCTCGGAGCTCCCAAGTAGTGTACATTCTCCTTGAGAGGAGAGCAAACCCTCGCTGCAATGCGCCTTCAATCGTTAAGGGCAATTTTCGGGTCAAGGCCCATCTTCTCCAAGGCGGTGAGGAGAATTTTCTGAGCAATTTCGGGATTTTCCTTCAGGAACTGCCGTGCTCCCTCTCTCCCCTGCCCCAGTCGGTATTCTCCGAAGGAGTACCAGCTTCCAGAGCGCTTCACCACCCCTGCATCCTCTCCCAGGCTGAGAATCTCACCTTCTTTTGAAATCCCCTCGCCATAGAAGAGCTCAAGAGCAGCTTCTTTGAAAGGAGCGGCGAGCTTGTTCTTTACGACCCGTACCTTTGTCCAGGCTCCGACAATTTGCTGCTCATTTCCTCCAATCCGAATGTAGTCCTTTCTTCGGACATCGAGTCTCACCGAGGCGTAGAACTTGAGAGCCCTTCCTCCAGGGGTTGTTTCCGAAGAGCCGTAATTCATGCCAATTTTCTCCCGGAGTTGGTTCACGAAAATGGCTACGGTTTTCGTCTTACTGATGTACCCTGTAAGCCGGCGGAGAGCCTGGGACATGAGCCGAGCTTGGAGACCCACCGTTGGTTCACCGATACCTCCCTCAAGCTCCATCTGCGGGGCACGNNNNNNNNNNTCCACTTCGCACAAGGGTATCCACAATGTCCAGCGCTTCTTCTGCGGTGGTTGGCTGGGAGATGAGGAGCTTGTCTATTTGAACACCTATTTTGCTCGCATAGTTGGGGTCTAAGGCGTGTTCCGCATCAACGAAAGCTGCAATGCCTCCCTTTTTCTGTGCTTCCGCAATGGCATAGAGAGCGATGGTCGTTTTCCCCGAAGCTTCTGGTCCAAATATTTCCACAACTCGTCCCCTTGGGAAACCGCCAACACCAAGGGCAATGTTGAGGAGAACAGACCCTGTTTTGATCACCTCGATATCCGTGGTCAGTACATTCTGTGAGAGGAACATGATTGCCCCTTTTCCGTATCTCCGCTCTATGATGCTTATAGCCTGCTTAATGCTTTCGAGCTTCTCCTCACCCATTTTCTTTCACCCCTTTAACGGAATGTACACGAGTTTTCTGTACACCGGGCCAGAGGGCTTGAGTATGCTTTCAAAAAACCCTATCTCCCCAAGAGTGATAGGGAGTGGCGACCAGTCTGAGAAAGAGGTGCGCTCAAGTCTTAAAGGAACCCTGAAGCGGGCAAGGGTCACATGGGGCACGAATTCTCCTTTCTCCTCCTCGCAAGGGATACCTATGGCCCGAAGCCCCAGAAAGACCGCTTCCGCCAGGTTCCTGGTCCTCCTTTTCCCTTCTTCGTCAAGACCCATCCAGAGAACCCTTACCCGTTGCCAGGACGGGAAGGTTCCCAATTCTCTGAGATAGGCATGGTACGGAGGGAACGAGGTGCTCAATTCCTCGAGGAGATTCTGGATGTCCTTCACATGGTGCTCGGGAAGTGCCGGGAAAAACGCCAGGGTGATGTGGAAATGTTCCTTGCGTACCCATTTCCCCTGAGGATACTTTACCCTCTCCTTTTCCACAAAACGAAAGAGAACGTTCTTTGCTTCCTCGGGAAGGTCCAAGGCTATGAATGCCCGAAGGGCCATTCTTTCACACCTTTCTGAGGAAGTTGAAGAGCATCGTCAGAGCAGCCTGAGAAAAGAATCTCTTGTTCATTGACCGGTCACCACCGAACTGGAACCTCCGTACTTCTGTCCTTGCGCCATCACTCACCCCGATGTATACGAGCCCCACAGGTTTATCGGGACTTCCTCCTCCTGGTCCTGCGATACCCGTAATGCCAAGGCCAATGTGGACTTCGGCTTTTTTCCGTACGCCCTCTGCGAGGCGCCGTGCCGTCTCTTCACTCACCGCCCCGAAACGGTTGAGAACATCCTCTGGGACCCCAAGGTCACTCATCTTTGCCCTGTTACTGTACACGATGTATCCCCGGTCAAAGTACTGAGAGCTCCCGGGGATGTCTGTTATCCTGCTTCCCACGAGTCCCCCGGTGCACGATTCCGCTATGGCCACCTTTAATCCTTGCTCGAGGAGGAGTTTTCCCACTGCTTCTTCCAGCGTCTCGCCGTACTCTGAAAAGAGATAGGGGGAGAGGATGCTCTTTACCTTCTCAAGGACTGCCTCTCCCTTTGCTCTATCTTCAGGAGGCACCCCCTGGCCGTAGAGGAAGAACCACACTTCGCCATAATTTGGAAGGAACGAAAAACGTAAACTCGCAGGGAGTTCTCCAAGGAGAGGACGTATTCGTTCCTCAAGCTGCGACTCTCCAATACCGCAGAACTTCAAGGTTTTACTCCGGTAAATACCGCCTGGGAAGTTTGGAATTTTTTCCTCAAGACGATGCCAGAAGAATTCTACCTCTCTTGGAACACCAGGAAGGACAAAAATCTTGGGAGTGCCATCGAGAAAAAGAGCGGGAGCCGTTCCCGCCTCATTGGGAATGAAGGAAGCACCCTTAGGAACAAGGGCTTGCCTTTTGTTGTTCTCTGGGGGCTCAACTCCTCGGAGACGAAGGTAGAAACGACGGATGCCTTCCCATGCTTCCTCAGAAAAGCACAGAGGTAACCCCAGGGCTTGGGCAATTCCTTCTCGGGTAAGGTCATCCGCTGTTGGACCGAGGCCCCCAACGACAAAGAGGAAATCCGCTTTTCGTTCCATTAAGAAGCGAATACACGCCGCGATTTCATCGATTTCGTCAGGGACAAAAAGGACCCACTTTGGAAAGATGCCCTTCTTTAAAAGCTTCTCCACAAGGAAGGCGGAATTCACATCCCGCACCACTCCGGTGACAAGCTCTGTTCCTACACAGAGGATTCCTGCATGCACAGCGCTTCTCCCTCCACCTCATAAGCCGAAGTCCGGGTAACACGCACGTAGCACTTCCGTCCTCTCTTGAGACTGCCGCGCTTTCCTCGTGAAAGGTACACTTTAACCTGGCAATCTACTTCTGGAGCATCCTTTTGGGTTCTTCCGATGAAGAACGTTCCCTGGGCGTCCTTTAAGGGTCCCTCCTCGAGGAGAACCTCAAGGACCTTACCCTGGAGCGATTGGTGAAACCGCTCCATGACGTTCTTTTGAACTTCCATGAGGTAGCTGTAGCGCTTCTCTTTTACCTCTTCTGGAACCTTTGGCTTGAGGAGGAACGAAGCTGTTCCCTCTTCGTCGGAGTACTTGAAAGCTCCCATCCGCTCGAATTGGAATTCTTCCACAAAATGGAGAAGACTCTGGAAGTGTTTTTCTTCTTCTCCAGGGAAACCGACAATAAAGGTCGTACGGATTGCGACACCGGGTATGCGTTCCCGTAATTTCTCGAGTCTTTTCCGAATCTCCTCGAAATGAGAGAAACGGTGCATTCGCTGGAGAATGAAGGGTTCAACGTGCTGCAGGGGAATATCAAGGTATTTGACGATCTGAGGAATGGAGGCAACGACCTCGATGAGTTCATCGTTTATTCCCTCCGGGGAAAGGTACAGGAGTCGTACCCAAATTCCTTCCTGGAGCTCCAAAGCTAAGGCCCTGAGGAGGTCTGGAAGGCTCCGTTTCCGGTACAAATCAAGACCGTAGGAGGTGAGATCCTGGGCGACGAGAATGATTTCCTGCACTCCCCTTTCCTGGAGAGAGCGGACTTCCGCGACAACGGAATCAATGGATCGGCTTCGGAGTGGTCCTCGGATGGAAGGGATGAGGCAGAAGCTGCACCGATGAGGACACCCTTCGGCAATCTTCACGTAGGCGTAGTGAGGTGGTGTAGAGAGGAGACGGGGGCTTTGGTGGGTGTATATTGAGGGAGGCGAATCCATGAAAACGCCTTTTCTCTTGCTTGAGAGGATTTCGGGAAGACGGAGGACATCGTGAACCCCGACCCAGTAGTCGACCTCCTGGTACCTGGAAAAGGCCTTTTCGCGGAAGCGCTCGACGTAGCATCCTAAAACGACAATTTTCTTGCGGGGATCTTTCCTTTTGAGGGCAATGAGTTTTTCAATCCATGCCTCCGCTTCCTCGCAAGAAGGCCGGATAAAAGCGCAGGTGTTCAGAAATACCCACTCTGCTTCCTCAGGGGGTACTATGCAGTTGTACCCGTGAACGAGGAGATTACCCAGTGCCACTTCAGAGTCCACGAGATTCTTGTTGCAGCCAAGGGTTATGAAAGAAATGCGCTTCATGGGGTGAAAGTCTCTTGAAAGGAACCCGAGTCCTGAGCAAGATACCCCCTCTCTTCCCCATTGAGCCACACTCGGACGGAGTTACCCCCGTCTCCAGAAAGCTCAATTGGCCCTTCACTTTTAAAGATGTACGTCTTACCTGGGACGAGAATGCCCGAAAAGAGTGTCTTCCCCAGAGATGTAGCTTCGATCCAAGCCGGTTTTTCAGCTTCGAGGCGAAGCACAACGGCAAAGGAAGGTGGCGTTGGGCTTTCGAGAACCGGGGAGGGTGAGAGCTCTACTGCTGTCATTTCAGTATTTTGGCTTGATTCCTCCTTCCAGGGGAAAAGGGGGGTGAAAAAGACGACGAGAATCACGCTGCAGAGTATTACGAGGAAGACAAGGACTCCAAGAAGTACTCTCTTTCCTCTTTTCCTCTTTGGTTTCTCAGGGGTTTCTTCGCTCCTCTCGGAATGTCTCCGTTTTTCCTCATACGCCCTCTGGGCGAGGGCACTGGCCTCTTCCTGATTGAGTCCCAGGAAACGAGCATAGATTTTAACATACCCAAGGACGTAAGTCTTTCCAGGAAGGCTTTCCCACGCCCCTTCCTCAAGAGCCTGGAGGAAACGTGCGGAAATGAAAGTTGCCGCCTCGACCTTTTCAAGGGGTATACCCTTTTCCTCTCGGGTACGCCGCAGGAAGCTTCCAACCTCTTTTGCTACCTCCCGATTAAAGCTCTCCACCTCTTTCCCCCCGCTTCGCGATGACCTTCCGAGGCTTGCTCCCCTCATACGGCCCGACAATACCCTCCCTCTCCATACGCTCAATGAGCCGCGCGGCTCGGTTGAATCCTATCCGGAGTCTTCTTTGGAGAAGAGAAGTCGAAGCTTTTCCAGTTTCCACAACGATGCGCACCGCTTCTTCGTAGAGTTCATCTTCCTCACTATCCTCTTCTTGAAGGGCACTTGTTTCCTCCTGGGGAGTGAACTCGAGAGGGTATGGAATGGGTCCTTTCTGGCCCATCCAGTGCTCCACGATTCTTTTGGTCTCTTCAGTCCGGATAAAGGCCCCCTGACCACGTATGGGTTTACTCACTCCAAGGGGGGCAAAGAGCATGTCTCCATTTCCCAGAAGCTTTTCTGCTCCTGGACCGTCGAGAATCGTCCGGGAGTCTACCTGAGAGGAAACGGCAAAGGCCAGACGGGAAGGAAAATTTGCTTTGATGAGACCGGTGATGACATCAACAGAGGGCCGTTGCGTTGCCACAATGAGGTGAATGCCCACTGCCCTTGCCATTTGGGCAAGGCGGCAGATGTACGTTTCGACGTCACCTGGGGCGGTCATCATAAGGTCGGCAAGCTCGTCAATAACGACAACAATGTAGGGAAGCTTCTCCTCACTTCTTGCAATGCGATTGTACTCCTCAATGTTTCGACAGGAGAGTTCTGAGAGGAACTCGTACCGCGTGTCCATCTCTCGGCAGAGCCACTTAAGGAGACGTACCGCAAGACGAACCTCAGAGATAACCGGGGCACAGAGGTGAGGTACTCCAGCGTACAGCGAGAGCTCAACTCTTTTTGGGTCGATGAGAACGATACGAAGGCACGACGGGTCTGCCCGGTACAAAAGGCTCCCAAGGAGCGCATTGATGCAGACACTCTTTCCCGATCCTGTGGCACCTGCGATGAGGAGATGAGGCATGTCCCGAAGGTCCCAGAGAATGGGTTTTCCTCCGACATCTTTTCCCAGAGCAAGAAGAAGAGGCGAAGGGTGGTTGGCGAATTCCTCCGTTTCAAGGAGTTCACGCAGCGTAACGATCTCCTTGTGTCGATTGGGAATCTCAATCCCTACGGCAGCTTTGCCAGGGATTGGGGCTTCTATACGTACTGCTGCTACAGCAAAGGCTAAAGCAATGTCGTTGGAGAGACTCACAATCTTATTCACCTTGATTCCCGGGGCGGGCTGGAATTCATAGCGGGTAACCGTTGGGCCGACCTGAACGTGAATGACTCGCCCCGATACTCCGAATTCGGCAAGAGTTTGCTCGAGCTTTGCAATTTCTTCCTCGATTTCCCGACGGGTTTTCTCTCCCCGCTTGGCAGGTGGTGGATCAAGGAGTTTCGGGGAAGGGAGAGTCCAGGAGTTGCTTGTCTCGTTTTGGGGAACTGATTTCACCTTACTTCTTGGAGAACTCGCTCTTCTTTTTCTTGGAGGTTCCTCAAGGGTTGAAAGGGTGAAAGTCTCAACAATTTCTGCCCTCTTTTCCTCTTGAGGTAGCGGCGGCTGAAGAGGTTCTTGGGGCTCGGATTCTGTATCTCGATGATGGAAAAGGGAAACGATCCTGCGGAGAAGTCTCCCTTCGCTTATGAGGTAGGTACCAAGGAAAGCCGTAAGGAAGAGGAAAAGGAGCATCCCCACATCGCCGAAGTATTTCTCGAGAAAGCCAAGAAGCTGTGCTCCAGCTAC
It includes:
- a CDS encoding CinA family nicotinamide mononucleotide deamidase-related protein; amino-acid sequence: MHAGILCVGTELVTGVVRDVNSAFLVEKLLKKGIFPKWVLFVPDEIDEIAACIRFLMERKADFLFVVGGLGPTADDLTREGIAQALGLPLCFSEEAWEGIRRFYLRLRGVEPPENNKRQALVPKGASFIPNEAGTAPALFLDGTPKIFVLPGVPREVEFFWHRLEEKIPNFPGGIYRSKTLKFCGIGESQLEERIRPLLGELPASLRFSFLPNYGEVWFFLYGQGVPPEDRAKGEAVLEKVKSILSPYLFSEYGETLEEAVGKLLLEQGLKVAIAESCTGGLVGSRITDIPGSSQYFDRGYIVYSNRAKMSDLGVPEDVLNRFGAVSEETARRLAEGVRKKAEVHIGLGITGIAGPGGGSPDKPVGLVYIGVSDGARTEVRRFQFGGDRSMNKRFFSQAALTMLFNFLRKV
- a CDS encoding helix-turn-helix domain-containing protein, whose amino-acid sequence is MESFNREVAKEVGSFLRRTREEKGIPLEKVEAATFISARFLQALEEGAWESLPGKTYVLGYVKIYARFLGLNQEEASALAQRAYEEKRRHSERSEETPEKPKRKRGKRVLLGVLVFLVILCSVILVVFFTPLFPWKEESSQNTEMTAVELSPSPVLESPTPPSFAVVLRLEAEKPAWIEATSLGKTLFSGILVPGKTYIFKSEGPIELSGDGGNSVRVWLNGEERGYLAQDSGSFQETFTP
- a CDS encoding stage V sporulation protein S; translation: MDVLKVSSKSNPNAVAGALAGAIREKGMAEIQAIGAGAVNQAIKAIAIARGYVAPSGIDLVCIPAFTDVTIDGEERTAIKLIVKPRND
- a CDS encoding RecX family transcriptional regulator; this translates as MYTTWELRGKLQKEGFPKEVVEEALAFLSERGYLNDRLYASTYIEEKRQVAPRGYFAFYHELKSRGIPSELLSELRDMYPLEAEVEDAKGLLLRWGVKEKEKLWQRLLRRGFSHEAIERAILDLRNSGD
- the miaA gene encoding tRNA (adenosine(37)-N6)-dimethylallyltransferase MiaA, with product MSKNANPVLCILGPTGSGKTAVSIELAEHLPQVEIISADSLAVYRYLDIGTAKPPKEVRARILHHLVDFLDPRERWSAHDFKKEALRLLYEMSLRNSFPIIVGGTAFYLDALLRSTPNLGAPGDERLRHILGKMKNEQLFALLAHIDPHRAMQIGRNDRKRLIRALEIFLATGRIPSEKREHGKKPQRFRYLLVGIAWEKSELEKRIRERVEDMFCMGIVEEVVHLFRLGYRLPLPALENFTYRPIVALLEGKCSLPEAKEAVIRGTMLFVKRQMNWFRKMPIVWFSPEKGGLGKVTREILHFVRTQIDGG
- a CDS encoding TIGR00282 family metallophosphoesterase; the protein is MRFLIVGDVVGKPGRRVLREKLPLLKEELQIDAVIVNGENAAGGLGITPEVCEEIFSYGADVVTSGNHIWDKKEILGYIDREPRLLRPLNYPEGVPGRGSLVLEKEGRIWAVVNLSGRVFMPPLDCPFRRIEQELKLLREQTNIILVDFHAEASSEKIAMGWFLDGKVSCVFGTHTHVATADERILPQGTAYITDIGMTGAHDSVIGIEVADIVGRFLTQLPVKYRVAKENVKLNGIVVEVDDTTGKAREIFRLSVPLAEHV
- the thpR gene encoding RNA 2',3'-cyclic phosphodiesterase → MALRAFIALDLPEEAKNVLFRFVEKERVKYPQGKWVRKEHFHITLAFFPALPEHHVKDIQNLLEELSTSFPPYHAYLRELGTFPSWQRVRVLWMGLDEEGKRRTRNLAEAVFLGLRAIGIPCEEEKGEFVPHVTLARFRVPLRLERTSFSDWSPLPITLGEIGFFESILKPSGPVYRKLVYIPLKG
- the rimO gene encoding 30S ribosomal protein S12 methylthiotransferase RimO → MKRISFITLGCNKNLVDSEVALGNLLVHGYNCIVPPEEAEWVFLNTCAFIRPSCEEAEAWIEKLIALKRKDPRKKIVVLGCYVERFREKAFSRYQEVDYWVGVHDVLRLPEILSSKRKGVFMDSPPSIYTHQSPRLLSTPPHYAYVKIAEGCPHRCSFCLIPSIRGPLRSRSIDSVVAEVRSLQERGVQEIILVAQDLTSYGLDLYRKRSLPDLLRALALELQEGIWVRLLYLSPEGINDELIEVVASIPQIVKYLDIPLQHVEPFILQRMHRFSHFEEIRKRLEKLRERIPGVAIRTTFIVGFPGEEEKHFQSLLHFVEEFQFERMGAFKYSDEEGTASFLLKPKVPEEVKEKRYSYLMEVQKNVMERFHQSLQGKVLEVLLEEGPLKDAQGTFFIGRTQKDAPEVDCQVKVYLSRGKRGSLKRGRKCYVRVTRTSAYEVEGEALCMQESSV
- the miaB gene encoding tRNA (N6-isopentenyl adenosine(37)-C2)-methylthiotransferase MiaB produces the protein MEEKFSFALVTFGCQMNKSRSEHLSYLFLKEGFLEAQEEEEADVIVFNTCAVREHAVAKALGVISHLYHANLAKKGKPPTIVLCGCMGELLREKLLERIPYVNVLTGTHDFDSIPHLVREAITKGERRISFSSPPQMPFLEQGYKREGRFSAYLPITYGCDNFCSYCVVPYTTGPQRSKPRELVLEELAGILGEGFREVTLLGQNVNTYGKDFGKPHAFEELLEGIERRFGKEKVWIRFITSHPRDMRRGIVEIVRGSRIFCPYFHLPLQAGSSRILHLMNRGYTKEQYLDIALFIREHIPEATIGTDIIVGFPTETDADFTETLEVVEKVQFEIAYTYAYSPRPRTKAAEFEDDVPQEVKKKRLAVLSAALRGAYFSRLSFHEGRETEVLLVEERKGLFLGRTRENLNVIVYPKEGLQLGDFCTVRLARNFEGKLVGNVKEC
- the rny gene encoding ribonuclease Y — encoded protein: MGPIYIFLGLAIGFVAGIFFVTLQLARQKENARLQAQKMVEEAARQAENLKKEALLSGREEVLREKQALEEEIQKKRKELQNLENRLLRREEILERRMEQLEKSENALRKAQEALEQERKEVELMKAREDQELSRIAGLSVEDARRELLERVEKTLEYEIGLRVKEAEERAKKEAEKVARDIVGQAIQRYAADFTVESTVSVVTLPNDEMKGRIIGREGRNIRTFEMMTGVDLIIDDTPEAVIISCFDPIRREVARIALEKLIMDGRIHPARIEELIEKAKAQVEEKILQEGEQALFDTGIKNVHPEVVKLLGKLYFRTSYGQNVLQHAKEVAHFAGMMASEIGANVYIAKRAGLLHDIGKALDHEVEGPHAKIGAELLGKYGEKWEVIHAVEAHHGDTEPQTIEAVLVQAADAISASRPGARRESLEAYIKRLERLEKIADSFEGVEKAYAIQAGREVRIIVKPDRIDDAQAAKLAWDVAKRIEKELEYPGQIKVTVIRETRAIEYAK